From a single Methylacidiphilum kamchatkense Kam1 genomic region:
- a CDS encoding DNA replication protein, which translates to MSLSYESCIQLFKKGILNQRIASAYLFSGSNASLLFNVGMALSRELLEGDPLKHPDFYFVRPQTKLKRISVQQIKEVCQQLYLKAYKESRKVCLILEAESMCLGGGEAANAFLKTLEEPPSHTTILLTSTRPSSIFPTILSRCIRVSVYNSSPFEISPEDQELLAEVQKWMQIDNGEPIAGFKKMALLNEFVQKTKAELEKENEEEQPLEETQTVIHIKIMDKRERFLRHLEQAYWQKIQEELKKESPKKNFWRYVEAIRTIEQLHQDLRHAVDESLAIEAAFLPQTF; encoded by the coding sequence ATGTCTTTGAGCTATGAAAGTTGTATTCAACTATTCAAAAAAGGGATTCTGAACCAAAGGATCGCCTCAGCTTATCTCTTCAGCGGTTCCAATGCTTCCTTGTTGTTTAACGTAGGGATGGCTCTCTCCAGAGAACTGCTCGAAGGAGATCCATTGAAGCACCCTGATTTTTACTTCGTCCGTCCACAAACGAAATTAAAGCGCATTAGCGTTCAGCAAATAAAGGAAGTCTGCCAGCAGCTCTACTTAAAAGCTTATAAAGAATCTAGAAAAGTTTGCCTCATCTTAGAGGCCGAATCTATGTGTTTAGGAGGAGGAGAAGCGGCCAATGCCTTTTTAAAAACCCTTGAAGAGCCTCCTTCGCATACCACCATTCTTTTAACTTCGACAAGGCCTTCGTCTATATTTCCAACCATTCTTTCCCGATGCATTCGGGTTTCTGTCTATAATAGTTCTCCTTTTGAAATTTCGCCCGAAGACCAAGAGCTTTTGGCCGAAGTGCAAAAATGGATGCAAATCGACAATGGAGAACCAATCGCAGGGTTCAAAAAGATGGCGTTGCTCAATGAGTTTGTCCAAAAAACAAAAGCAGAACTGGAAAAGGAAAATGAAGAAGAACAACCCCTAGAAGAAACCCAAACAGTAATCCATATCAAGATCATGGATAAAAGAGAACGGTTCTTGCGCCATCTTGAACAGGCTTACTGGCAAAAGATCCAAGAAGAACTAAAGAAAGAGTCCCCCAAAAAAAATTTCTGGAGATATGTGGAGGCAATAAGAACCATCGAGCAGCTCCACCAAGATCTTAGACATGCAGTAGATGAATCGCTAGCTATTGAAGCCGCATTCCTTCCTCAAACTTTTTAA
- the lnt gene encoding apolipoprotein N-acyltransferase yields MENLKIKEKKTKQIFSARIFFFFIVPSLSGVGMAFSFSPHVSFLFSWISLIPLFAAADYYKEKPWTRFWSGYLSGIFFFSLSFWWIGYVTILGTAALVAYLSFYPALWLLALGRPIVQFSSYSSKTNLLNALNGASLWILLEWVRSWLFSGFSWNELGVSAYKSPLLIQICSLGGVLSLSWLIATINGLIFFSFRSLYRQLASHSFYFPKLELLSLLLLLALCIFYGAHRLHPPSEQPAFKLRYAAIQPNIPQDLNITIDPEAAFLEEITLSRQSLSYFPDLICWPESPFGLDFFSSPKLLEPIRKLQQAQPFSFLSGSFKATGEELFNVAVLLKYPQEELELYAKNRLVPFGEFIPFANIFPFLRKLVPFQVDLTPGKTSNIFSLDNPKLKIAPLICFEDTIASYVRKMAVQKPDLMIDITNDGWFKDSPGAFLHMINALFRTVELDTPLLRCTNTGVSVWIDQRGRIINILKKDGKLVECKGIMLGEARWHQPAETLYKKFGDWIVALALLTLSFSSFSKIRKVS; encoded by the coding sequence ATGGAAAATCTTAAAATAAAAGAAAAAAAAACAAAACAGATCTTCTCTGCGAGAATTTTCTTCTTTTTCATTGTTCCATCTTTATCTGGGGTTGGGATGGCTTTTTCTTTCAGTCCTCATGTTTCTTTTCTTTTCAGCTGGATTAGCCTTATTCCGCTTTTTGCCGCAGCTGATTACTATAAGGAAAAGCCCTGGACAAGATTTTGGAGTGGTTATCTTAGTGGCATATTCTTTTTTTCTCTGTCTTTCTGGTGGATTGGTTATGTCACCATTTTAGGAACGGCTGCTTTGGTTGCTTACCTCTCTTTCTATCCAGCTCTCTGGCTTTTGGCCTTAGGAAGACCGATTGTTCAATTTTCTTCCTACTCTTCAAAAACCAATCTCCTCAATGCTTTAAACGGTGCTAGTCTGTGGATTCTATTGGAATGGGTCAGAAGTTGGCTATTCAGTGGTTTTTCATGGAATGAACTAGGAGTGAGTGCTTATAAAAGTCCCCTTCTTATCCAAATCTGTAGCCTTGGCGGCGTCCTGAGCCTTTCTTGGCTTATCGCTACCATTAATGGACTTATCTTCTTTTCCTTCCGATCGCTTTATCGACAGCTTGCCTCCCATTCTTTTTATTTTCCAAAACTAGAATTACTGTCGTTGCTGCTACTTTTAGCTCTTTGTATTTTTTATGGAGCACATCGCTTACATCCTCCTTCGGAACAGCCAGCTTTTAAGCTCCGGTATGCAGCCATTCAACCGAACATCCCTCAGGATTTAAATATTACGATCGACCCCGAAGCGGCTTTTCTGGAAGAAATCACTTTAAGCAGACAATCTTTAAGCTATTTTCCAGATCTTATATGCTGGCCAGAAAGCCCGTTTGGCTTGGATTTTTTTTCATCTCCAAAACTTCTTGAACCAATTCGCAAGCTGCAGCAAGCACAGCCCTTTTCTTTTCTCTCTGGATCCTTTAAAGCCACAGGTGAAGAACTTTTCAATGTAGCGGTCCTACTCAAATATCCTCAAGAAGAGCTAGAACTGTATGCAAAAAATCGGCTTGTTCCCTTCGGGGAATTTATTCCCTTTGCTAACATTTTTCCATTCCTGCGCAAACTCGTTCCTTTCCAGGTTGATCTTACCCCAGGGAAAACATCCAATATCTTTTCTTTGGATAATCCTAAACTCAAAATTGCTCCCCTTATCTGCTTTGAAGATACGATCGCCAGTTATGTACGAAAAATGGCCGTTCAAAAACCTGATCTTATGATCGATATCACAAATGATGGATGGTTTAAGGACTCACCAGGTGCCTTTCTCCACATGATTAACGCACTATTTCGAACAGTTGAACTGGATACTCCCTTACTCCGATGTACAAACACCGGGGTATCTGTATGGATAGACCAACGAGGAAGAATAATTAATATTCTTAAAAAAGATGGGAAACTTGTCGAATGTAAAGGAATAATGCTAGGAGAAGCTCGCTGGCATCAACCAGCCGAAACTTTATATAAAAAGTTTGGAGACTGGATCGTCGCTTTGGCCTTATTAACCTTGAGTTTTTCTTCTTTTTCTAAAATAAGAAAGGTTTCTTGA
- a CDS encoding phosphate-starvation-inducible PsiE family protein translates to MQKVLLHFFRISVAIAFNLIIFLLLIGLAVEIVRSVWELAPGLAKNRANLNFRDLVERTLSLVVILELLRAFVEYFQFDRIRLHVLLEAGAAFVLRELMLLLFDEKISGIHILIWSLAVLILVLARTVALFFPPVLISSTKRMLSNTQQKEPKEDQTSY, encoded by the coding sequence ATGCAAAAAGTTCTGCTCCACTTTTTTCGGATTTCGGTCGCAATTGCTTTTAATCTCATCATTTTTTTGCTTCTTATTGGATTGGCGGTTGAGATCGTTCGTAGCGTATGGGAATTAGCTCCAGGTTTAGCAAAAAACAGGGCGAATTTAAATTTTCGCGATCTTGTTGAACGGACTCTTTCTCTAGTTGTTATCCTCGAGCTATTACGCGCTTTTGTCGAATATTTCCAATTTGACCGTATTCGACTTCACGTGCTTTTGGAAGCCGGAGCGGCCTTTGTACTTCGGGAGCTCATGCTCCTACTATTCGATGAAAAGATCTCGGGAATCCATATTTTGATATGGAGTCTTGCGGTTCTTATCCTTGTCTTGGCACGAACCGTCGCCCTTTTTTTCCCCCCTGTCCTCATCTCTTCCACTAAGCGAATGCTTTCTAACACCCAACAAAAAGAGCCAAAAGAAGACCAAACCAGTTATTAA
- a CDS encoding D-sedoheptulose-7-phosphate isomerase produces the protein MSVNSTQIIERELEQLRQLASNMMMDSVDILSRIADKLLECFKKNGKLLCAGNGGSAAQAMHFAEELLGKFRTKRAPLAAISLASDGSTLSCIANDFGFEEIFSRQIEALGYPEDLLILFSTSGNSRNLIKAAQSARNRGMFSIAFLGNGGGELCRQVDLSWIVPSENPSRIQEMHCWAVHALLEIIESWKISI, from the coding sequence ATGTCGGTCAATTCAACCCAAATTATAGAAAGAGAACTAGAGCAGCTACGCCAGCTAGCTTCCAATATGATGATGGATTCTGTGGATATTCTCTCTAGAATTGCTGATAAACTGCTCGAATGTTTCAAAAAAAATGGAAAGCTCCTTTGTGCTGGCAACGGAGGAAGTGCTGCTCAAGCTATGCATTTTGCAGAAGAACTCTTGGGAAAATTTCGAACCAAAAGAGCGCCTTTAGCGGCTATCTCTTTAGCATCCGATGGATCCACGCTTAGTTGTATTGCAAATGATTTTGGATTTGAAGAAATCTTTTCAAGACAAATAGAAGCTCTTGGATATCCAGAAGATCTGTTGATCCTTTTTTCTACAAGCGGTAATTCTCGAAATCTCATTAAGGCGGCGCAATCAGCCAGGAATAGGGGTATGTTTTCAATTGCTTTTCTGGGAAACGGAGGAGGAGAGCTATGCAGACAGGTCGATCTGTCCTGGATCGTACCGAGTGAAAATCCCTCAAGAATACAAGAAATGCATTGTTGGGCTGTGCATGCCCTTTTAGAGATTATTGAATCTTGGAAAATCAGTATCTAA
- a CDS encoding peptidylprolyl isomerase — translation MLKILRTHSWLLVVVLAVIGVSFLLFFNIPAMSGLKNPSVAKIAGKSISLETFRLARQASSIEIALSSGNQPYGENLQQILDQMAWTRLLFLQAAKELHCLVPEEEVVQFIQQLPFLQKEGKYDPAIYQRFVSSFLVPQGITEERFLQVMHEELLIGEVKKVLVAPVEVVSGELDEIYNMTFGAVQVVLFRLNIDPFMQGLQVKPEEIEKEYKSHSKDPEYYTAEKRKAGYVFFPFPPEWQSLKGKDLEEAKRKLLEKAEDFSVDTVRLMESSQAAEIEKIAKEKNLSYRLTPFFSLDHPPTEVEEPEKFAKAVFELSQEKPVSDPIETSKGYYVIVLLGVEKGVLRPFEQVKSIIEEKLKRKKALEALFEKSTAIEKELNKALKEGRDIEQVARAQGLLIEKPPSFIPVDPPKDLKAAAEIGFACQLLEPSRLSRFLPTPEGGVFVYLQNRFAPALPNEMEIKNKLEKDLLMSRRQAFLEEWVLWRSKQPGYMPPASLLQTASIQDQ, via the coding sequence ATGTTGAAAATATTGCGTACGCATTCGTGGTTGCTTGTAGTTGTGCTTGCTGTCATTGGCGTCTCCTTCTTGCTGTTTTTTAACATACCCGCAATGAGCGGATTAAAAAATCCGTCAGTTGCCAAAATTGCCGGCAAGAGCATTTCATTAGAAACGTTCAGATTAGCTAGGCAAGCCAGCTCGATAGAGATTGCCTTGAGTTCTGGGAATCAACCTTATGGGGAAAATCTCCAGCAAATACTCGATCAAATGGCCTGGACGCGATTGCTTTTCCTACAAGCCGCAAAAGAGTTGCATTGCTTGGTTCCTGAAGAAGAAGTGGTTCAATTCATTCAGCAGCTTCCCTTTCTTCAGAAGGAGGGAAAATATGATCCTGCAATTTATCAACGTTTTGTTTCTTCCTTCTTGGTTCCACAAGGTATAACTGAAGAAAGATTTCTGCAGGTGATGCATGAAGAGCTTTTGATTGGAGAGGTTAAAAAAGTTTTAGTTGCCCCTGTAGAAGTTGTTTCAGGGGAATTAGATGAAATTTATAATATGACTTTTGGGGCTGTGCAGGTGGTTCTATTCAGGCTCAACATCGATCCTTTTATGCAAGGTCTTCAAGTGAAACCCGAAGAAATTGAAAAAGAATATAAAAGCCATTCCAAGGATCCGGAATATTATACGGCAGAAAAAAGAAAAGCGGGCTATGTGTTTTTTCCTTTTCCTCCAGAATGGCAATCTCTAAAAGGAAAAGACCTTGAAGAGGCCAAAAGGAAGCTTTTAGAAAAAGCCGAAGATTTTTCAGTAGATACTGTGAGACTAATGGAATCTTCTCAAGCTGCTGAGATTGAAAAGATAGCTAAGGAAAAAAATCTTTCTTACCGCCTTACTCCCTTTTTTTCTTTAGATCATCCTCCTACGGAGGTAGAGGAACCTGAAAAATTTGCCAAAGCCGTTTTTGAACTCTCTCAAGAAAAGCCTGTTAGTGATCCGATTGAAACTTCCAAAGGATATTATGTCATCGTTCTCCTTGGAGTAGAAAAAGGGGTGTTGCGGCCTTTTGAGCAAGTAAAATCCATCATTGAAGAAAAGCTTAAGCGAAAGAAAGCCTTAGAAGCTCTTTTCGAAAAATCGACCGCTATTGAAAAAGAGCTAAATAAGGCGCTGAAAGAGGGGAGGGACATCGAACAAGTAGCTAGGGCTCAAGGACTTTTGATAGAAAAGCCTCCTTCTTTTATTCCTGTTGATCCTCCAAAAGACTTAAAAGCCGCTGCTGAAATAGGATTTGCTTGTCAGCTATTGGAACCATCGCGGTTAAGTCGTTTTCTGCCTACACCGGAAGGTGGGGTGTTTGTGTATCTACAGAACCGTTTTGCTCCGGCATTGCCCAATGAGATGGAAATTAAAAACAAGCTTGAAAAAGATCTGCTTATGAGCAGAAGGCAAGCATTCCTAGAGGAATGGGTGTTATGGAGAAGCAAACAGCCAGGTTATATGCCTCCTGCTTCTTTGTTGCAAACCGCTAGTATACAAGATCAGTAA
- a CDS encoding LptF/LptG family permease yields the protein MKKILFRYLFKGFLYPLLFTILAFCSLVIIADLFGSLEDFIQNKATARQIFNYYVAYLPAVVIMIVPPASLFASLYFLMQLHRHGEFVAMQACGVPLQKIFSPFLIIGLIMTVFLIALQLGPGGNSQAKRDQIMEDIKGNKGSVHAVRGIIYREKAEKRIWYFRQLDFVKNQGEDVEVVVQEDSGKDLKKYFARTAIWKDGHWILNDVNRIDYDSSSNFLQSTYFESLSLISWTTPPRQMVALEKKPRDLNASELWKLIENPGNIQKTLLAPYQVQFYTLIAEPLSVLVLLLIGLAEGGRLSSRHPAAGVFNALFILIAFYLIFHFFQILGQGMRIPPAIAIFTPLCVFATISLFRIAPLFGIRLFEKS from the coding sequence ATGAAAAAAATTTTGTTCCGCTATCTTTTTAAAGGTTTCCTCTATCCCTTACTCTTTACGATCCTTGCGTTTTGTTCGCTTGTGATCATTGCCGATCTTTTTGGATCATTAGAAGATTTCATTCAAAACAAAGCCACGGCGCGTCAGATTTTTAATTATTATGTAGCTTATCTTCCAGCCGTAGTGATCATGATTGTTCCGCCTGCTTCCCTTTTTGCTTCTCTTTATTTTCTCATGCAGCTTCACAGACATGGTGAATTTGTTGCCATGCAAGCCTGTGGTGTTCCATTGCAAAAAATCTTTTCCCCTTTTTTGATAATCGGTCTTATTATGACGGTCTTTCTTATCGCCCTACAGCTTGGTCCAGGTGGCAATTCACAGGCAAAAAGAGATCAAATCATGGAGGATATCAAAGGAAACAAAGGATCGGTTCATGCTGTCCGTGGCATCATTTACAGGGAAAAGGCAGAAAAAAGAATATGGTATTTCCGCCAGCTAGATTTTGTCAAAAATCAGGGAGAAGACGTTGAAGTCGTTGTTCAAGAAGATTCTGGGAAAGACTTGAAAAAATACTTTGCTCGTACAGCCATCTGGAAAGATGGCCACTGGATCCTTAACGATGTCAATCGCATCGACTATGACAGCTCAAGTAATTTTCTTCAAAGCACCTATTTTGAGTCTCTTTCCCTTATTTCCTGGACAACGCCTCCCAGACAAATGGTGGCGCTTGAAAAAAAACCGCGTGATCTAAATGCCTCAGAGTTATGGAAACTGATTGAGAATCCAGGAAATATCCAAAAAACACTCCTTGCTCCCTATCAAGTCCAATTCTATACTCTCATTGCCGAACCTCTATCAGTCCTTGTCCTTCTTCTTATTGGGTTAGCAGAAGGAGGAAGACTTAGTAGCAGACATCCGGCTGCAGGAGTTTTTAATGCCCTTTTTATTCTTATCGCCTTTTATTTGATCTTCCACTTTTTTCAGATTTTAGGTCAAGGCATGAGAATTCCCCCAGCTATTGCAATTTTTACCCCGTTATGTGTTTTTGCTACCATTTCTCTATTTAGAATTGCTCCTCTTTTTGGAATCCGGCTATTTGAGAAAAGCTAA
- the accB gene encoding acetyl-CoA carboxylase biotin carboxyl carrier protein has protein sequence MDIAKIAELIELMVKNNLNEIEIEEENIKLRLRKDFPPHPPLVSAPPSSGGHLVEVKDKEPSLLASPKFTEIRSPMVGIFYRSPSPNAQPYVEVGQEVTEDTVVCIIEAMKVMNEIKAEVHGIITEVLAENGKPVDFNKPLFKVKLL, from the coding sequence ATGGATATAGCTAAAATTGCTGAACTTATCGAACTGATGGTAAAAAACAATCTAAATGAAATAGAGATCGAAGAAGAAAACATCAAACTGAGGCTTCGAAAAGACTTTCCTCCACATCCTCCATTGGTCTCTGCTCCTCCTTCTTCTGGCGGACATCTGGTCGAAGTCAAAGACAAAGAACCATCTTTACTTGCTTCTCCCAAGTTTACAGAAATTCGCTCGCCTATGGTAGGCATATTTTATCGATCCCCTTCTCCCAATGCCCAGCCCTACGTAGAAGTTGGGCAAGAAGTCACAGAAGATACTGTAGTATGCATTATAGAAGCGATGAAAGTCATGAACGAAATTAAAGCGGAAGTTCATGGGATCATTACAGAGGTGCTAGCAGAAAATGGTAAGCCTGTAGATTTTAATAAGCCTTTGTTCAAAGTAAAACTGCTCTAA